From the Dunckerocampus dactyliophorus isolate RoL2022-P2 chromosome 12, RoL_Ddac_1.1, whole genome shotgun sequence genome, one window contains:
- the LOC129191443 gene encoding olfactory receptor 52Z1P-like encodes MDTNASSQWLLLQSLDLSSKQVYPSFAFGTLTYLIVVFCNLLVSVTIATSKKLHKPMFILLFNLPLSDLLGATAFFPHFLFSILSHNRLISPHACMAQAFIIHVYGTANLLTLTAMAYDRYIAVCSPLRYHVIMSPEKLIKIIFSIWFIDFSIMGVLFALLVRLRFCRSRIVDLYCNNPSLLKLTCEDNTVNNIYGLVGIVFLQGGTLSIVVYTYAQILRVCIMTNNLDTRRKAIQTCSTHLTVFVILQINTVFTLLAHRIEGVPPYLRRLLGLSILVFPPFLDPVIYGLKVTELKESIGFIVRKTCRLSKLCRK; translated from the coding sequence ATGGACACAAATGCATCTTCTCAATGGCTGCTGCTGCAGTCGCTGGACTTGTCTTCTAAGCAGGTCTATCCATCATTTGCGTTCGGCACGTTAACCTATCTAATCGTTGTCTTTTGCAACCTGCTGGTGTCGGTGACAATCGCCACGAGCAAAAAGCTGCACAAGCCCATGTTCATCCTGCTCTTCAACCTGCCCCTCAGCGACCTGCTGGGAGCTACTGCTTTCTTCCCTCACTTCTTGTTCAGCATCCTGTCGCACAACAGACTCATCTCTCCCCACGCGTGCATGGCTCAGGCCTTTATCATTCACGTCTACGGCACGGCCAACCTGTTGACCTTGACCGCCATGGCGTACGACCGATACATCGCCGTGTGCTCTCCTCTGAGGTACCACGTCATCATGAGTCCCGAGAAGCtgataaaaatcatattttccaTATGGTTCATCGATTTCTCCATAATGGGCGTCCTATTCGCGTTGCTGGTGCGGCTCAGGTTTTGCAGGAGCAGGATTGTGGATTTGTACTGCAACAACCCGTCGCTGCTGAAGCTGACTTGCGAGGACAACACGGTCAACAACATTTACGGCTTAGTGGGCATCGTGTTCCTGCAAGGCGGCACTTTGTCAATAGTGGTGTACACCTACGCACAAATACTGCGGGTGTGCATCATGACTAACAACCTGGACACCCGCAGAAAAGCCATCCAGACATGCAGCACCCATTTGACCGTCTTTGTCATTCTGCAGATCAACACGGTCTTCACGCTGCTGGCACACAGGATTGAGGGTGTGCCGCCGTACCTGAGGAGGCTGCTCGGTTTGTCCATTTTAGTCTTTCCGCCTTTTTTGGACCCCGTGATTTATGGGCTGAAGGTCACAGAGCTGAAGGAAAGCATTGGCTTCATTGTAAGGAAGACATGCAGGCTAAGCAAACTGTGTCGGAAGTAA
- the LOC129191444 gene encoding olfactory receptor 52B2-like encodes MLNESLVFGPFVSLDTFVIPHGGRYPIFFVGLLIYLFCVFCNLTLLSLIILRRNLHKPMYFILFSLPLNDLMGITAMLPKVLSDIVTETNQISYTLCVFQAFLLHLYGGGILFILAAMSLDRYIAICMPLRYSSVMTPRVVACIVALTWGLDFILITLLFSLQSRLPRCKSVIKNVFCDNPSLLKLRCGNTTVNNVIGLFATTVMQAISVSIQAFSYVKILITCVVTRRSDAKKKAINTCVAQLVIIIIFEVVSTFTILSHRFKNVSSDLQKIMGVLIFLISPFLNPLVYGLYTSEIRHTMLRVLQNRAFV; translated from the coding sequence ATGCTGAACGAATCTTTGGTGTTCGGCCCCTTCGTGAGCCTGGACACCTTCGTCATCCCGCACGGAGGGAGGTACCCCATCTTTTTCGTGGGCCTCCTCATTTATTTGTTCTGCGTCTTTTGCAACCTGACCCTGCTGAGCTTGATCATCCTGCGGAGGAACCTCCACAAGCCCATGTACTTCATCCTCTTCAGCCTCCCCCTCAACGACCTGATGGGCATCACCGCCATGCTCCCGAAGGTCCTGTCTGACATCGTCACCGAGACCAACCAGATCTCCTACACGCTGTGCGTGTTCCAAGCCTTTCTGCTGCACTTGTATGGTGGCGGGATTCTGTTCATCCTGGCGGCCATGTCTTTGGACCGCTACATCGCCATCTGCATGCCCTTACGCTACAGCTCCGTCATGACCCCCAGGGTTGTGGCGTGCATCGTCGCCCTGACGTGGGGTCTGGACTTCATCCTCATCACCTTGCTCTTCTCGCTGCAGTCCAGACTTCCCCGGTGCAAATCCGTCATCAAGAACGTGTTCTGCGACAACCCCTCGCTTCTGAAGCTCAGGTGCGGAAACACCACGGTCAACAACGTCATCGGCTTGTTCGCCACCACCGTCATGCAGGCCATAAGCGTGTCCATTCAGGCCTTTTCCTACGTGAAGATTCTCATCACCTGCGTGGTCACGAGGAGGTCTGACGCCAAGAAGAAGGCGATCAACACCTGCGTGGCGCAGCTGGTGATCATAATCATATTCGAGGTCGTGAGCACGTTTACCATTTTATCTCACAGGTTCAAAAACGTGTCGAGTGACCTGCAGAAGATCATGGGGGTGCTGATATTTCTCATATCTCCGTTTCTGAACCCGCTGGTGTACGGGCTCTACACCAGCGAAATACGACACACCATGCTGAGGGTCTTACAAAACAGAGCCTTTGTCTAA